From a region of the Helianthus annuus cultivar XRQ/B chromosome 5, HanXRQr2.0-SUNRISE, whole genome shotgun sequence genome:
- the LOC110942977 gene encoding uncharacterized protein LOC110942977, translating to MESKFSDIYANGSWRWPVAWRDTFPVLIQLDQLIFDSNKEDKLLWRSGDQFREFSSAGVWETIRHRHLDVQWCPIVWFSQCIPRHAFLMWLIMRRKLLTQDKILKWDFSRRKNMNMMCCLLCYADHDSHNHLFFECNFSSRVWQGVRHKVGMDSVNAKWVDIGDWLLVRSKSKSVDNYVARLLVAASAYFIWQERNARMFKNQLRPPETISALIIQQVRYKLMGAKLKDCANVRRLLGDWEIVTSELANGDG from the coding sequence ATGGAGTCTAAATTTTCTGATATTTATGCTAATGGTTCTTGGAGATGGCCAGTTGCGTGGAGAGACACTTTTCCTGTTCTTATCCAACTTGATCAGCTGATATTTGATTCGAACAAGGAAGATAAACTTTTGTGGCGTTCAGGTGATCAATTTCGTGAGTTCTCTTCGGCTGGGGTTTGGGAGACTATCAGGCACCGTCATTTGGATGTTCAGTGGTGCCCTATTGTTTGGTTCTCGCAATGCATTCCGCGACATGCGTTTTTAATGTGGTTAATCATGAGGCGAAAGCTGCTTACCCAGGATAAGATTCTGAAGTGGGATTTTTCGCGGCGTAAGAATATGAATATGATGTGCTGCCTGCTATGTTATGCTGATCATGATTCTCATAATCATTTGTTCTTTGAATGCAATTTTTCTTCTCGAGTTTGGCAGGGGGTTAGACATAAAGTGGGAATGGATTCAGTCAATGCGAAGTGGGTGGATATTGGTGATTGGCTTCTAGTGCGGTCCAAGTCCAAATCTGTAGACAACTATGTTGCTAGATTACTAGTTGCGGCCAGTGCTTATTTCATATGGCAGGAGAGGAATGCGAGAATGTTCAAGAACCAATTGAGACCTCCTGAAACTATAAGTGCTCTCATTATCCAACAGGTTCGGTACAAACTAATGGGTGCGAAGCTTAAAGATTGTGCGAATGTGAGAAGGCTGCTAGGCGATTGGGAGATTGTTACCTCTGAGCTCGCAAATGGTGATGGTTGA